In Chryseobacterium lactis, a single genomic region encodes these proteins:
- a CDS encoding MFS transporter — protein sequence MSENHHESYENMTDRQKNRTIWSVITASSLGTLIEWYDFYIFGSLAIVLATKFFPADNPTAAFLSTLATFAAGFVVRPFGALFFGRLGDIIGRKYTFLVTLLIMGFSTFLIGCIPSYETIGFMAPVLVLILRLLQGLALGGEYGGAATYVAEYAQPHRRGYWTSWIQTTATAGLFISLIVILITKNTLSTEEFDSWGWRVPFWISILMVGVSYIIRKNMKESPLFAKAKSEGKTSKNPLKESFGNKYNFKFVLLALFGAAMGQGVIWYTGQFYAMSFLQKVMNVESAQVDSLMATALFLGTPFFVFFGWLSDKIGRKAVMMTGMLVAILAYRPIYDSMFKSVNLETKTVATNGITEKRTAKTHNTVATDSLITFHKETLYTDGTLIKKDSITHWSPAGPVIKDGKAEEPKVSQTVKLSDDTKWYLIFLIFIQVIFVTMVYGPIAAFLVEMFPVRIRYTSMSLPYHIGNGVFGGLLPAVATYLVTTGKEAGHATWYLEGLWYPIGVATVCLIIGLFYLKNKNNNIHD from the coding sequence ATGAGCGAAAATCATCACGAAAGCTACGAAAATATGACCGACAGGCAGAAAAACCGCACCATCTGGAGCGTCATCACCGCCTCATCACTCGGAACCCTTATAGAATGGTATGACTTTTATATTTTTGGAAGTCTGGCTATCGTTTTAGCCACAAAATTTTTCCCGGCAGATAATCCTACCGCCGCATTTTTATCTACACTGGCAACTTTTGCTGCCGGATTTGTGGTAAGGCCTTTTGGAGCTTTATTTTTCGGAAGGCTGGGTGATATTATAGGAAGAAAATACACCTTCCTTGTCACTTTACTGATTATGGGATTCTCCACTTTTCTGATCGGATGTATTCCGAGTTATGAAACCATTGGATTTATGGCTCCTGTTTTAGTTTTAATTTTAAGATTATTACAAGGATTAGCTCTTGGAGGAGAATATGGAGGGGCTGCCACTTATGTTGCAGAGTACGCCCAACCTCATCGAAGAGGGTATTGGACTTCATGGATTCAGACTACCGCAACGGCAGGACTTTTTATTTCATTAATAGTTATTCTGATTACAAAAAACACACTTTCTACAGAAGAATTTGATAGCTGGGGATGGAGAGTTCCTTTCTGGATCTCTATTCTAATGGTAGGAGTTTCTTATATCATCAGAAAAAACATGAAGGAATCACCGCTTTTTGCCAAAGCTAAAAGTGAAGGAAAAACTTCGAAAAACCCTTTAAAGGAAAGTTTTGGAAATAAGTACAACTTCAAATTTGTTCTTCTTGCACTTTTTGGAGCAGCAATGGGACAAGGAGTCATCTGGTACACAGGACAATTCTACGCAATGAGTTTCCTCCAAAAGGTAATGAATGTAGAATCTGCACAGGTAGACTCTTTAATGGCTACCGCGTTGTTTTTAGGAACTCCTTTCTTTGTATTTTTTGGCTGGCTCTCTGATAAAATAGGACGAAAAGCGGTGATGATGACCGGAATGCTGGTTGCTATTTTAGCATACAGACCTATTTATGACAGTATGTTTAAAAGCGTTAATCTGGAAACTAAAACCGTTGCCACTAATGGAATTACAGAAAAAAGAACTGCAAAAACACACAATACCGTTGCAACAGATAGCCTGATCACCTTTCACAAAGAAACGCTTTATACAGATGGGACTTTGATCAAGAAAGACAGTATCACGCATTGGTCTCCGGCAGGCCCTGTTATAAAAGACGGAAAAGCCGAAGAACCAAAAGTTTCTCAAACCGTAAAATTAAGTGATGATACAAAATGGTATCTGATTTTCCTGATATTCATCCAGGTAATTTTTGTAACGATGGTCTATGGCCCTATCGCAGCCTTCCTGGTAGAAATGTTCCCTGTCAGAATCCGTTATACGTCGATGTCTTTACCTTATCATATTGGAAACGGAGTATTCGGAGGTCTTCTTCCGGCAGTAGCAACCTATCTGGTAACAACCGGAAAGGAAGCCGGACACGCTACATGGTATCTTGAAGGGCTTTGGTATCCGATCGGAGTTGCCACAGTCTGTTTAATCATCGGATTATTTTATCTTAAAAATAAGAACAATAATATTCACGATTAA
- a CDS encoding porin gives MKKLLTFIGVALISSSLYAQGSPDYGSGLKINLNPEGDKFIRFILWDQLWLRNTSMNPGSMVGGEPTDNSWSIGNRRLRALTYAQISKRYMILLHFGINNQTFINGGASGTSGTGGYGNGKKTQLFFHDAWNEYAVILPGEAGKFSLSLGAGLHYYMGLSRMTMASTLNFLTVDSPVFSWPLIDNSDQFARQLGMFAKGKYGKLEYRFSLNKPFATDLTPVNVTDPSKAVAVDNNGNPSFSKAGYVEYQFLDEESNTLPFKVGSYLGTKKVFNVGAGFYHQADGTRTSVNSTVEKHDITLFAVDAFADIPLGEAKNKMAVSAYAGYYNYNFGPNYVRNLGTMNIAATDPNFIGNKAIAGPGNLQPTIGTGNIIYAQAGLLLPSQAEKPKIRIQPFAAYTHKSFDAFDKSSNQFDVGANWFIDGHHAKITTQYSTRPVYTNPTESPSSKGEFIVQFQIYL, from the coding sequence ATGAAGAAATTACTTACATTTATTGGAGTAGCCCTAATCAGCAGTTCTCTATATGCACAAGGTTCTCCTGACTATGGCAGTGGCTTAAAAATCAACCTTAATCCGGAGGGAGATAAATTTATCAGATTTATTCTCTGGGATCAGCTCTGGTTAAGGAATACCTCAATGAATCCCGGAAGCATGGTTGGAGGTGAACCTACAGATAATTCATGGAGCATCGGAAACAGGCGATTACGTGCTTTAACGTATGCACAAATCTCCAAAAGATATATGATCCTCCTCCACTTCGGGATCAATAACCAAACTTTTATTAACGGTGGCGCTTCCGGCACATCAGGTACAGGAGGTTATGGAAACGGCAAGAAAACCCAACTCTTTTTTCATGATGCCTGGAACGAATATGCAGTTATTTTACCTGGAGAAGCGGGAAAATTCAGTTTATCTTTAGGAGCAGGACTTCATTACTATATGGGACTTTCCCGAATGACCATGGCATCTACTTTAAACTTTCTTACCGTAGACTCACCCGTTTTTTCATGGCCTTTGATCGACAATTCGGATCAATTTGCCAGACAACTTGGAATGTTTGCCAAAGGTAAATACGGAAAACTAGAGTATCGTTTCAGCTTAAACAAACCTTTCGCAACCGATCTCACCCCTGTGAATGTCACAGATCCTTCCAAAGCTGTTGCTGTAGATAATAACGGTAACCCAAGCTTCTCAAAGGCAGGATATGTCGAATACCAGTTTCTCGACGAAGAATCCAATACCCTACCGTTCAAAGTAGGATCTTATCTGGGAACCAAGAAAGTTTTCAATGTAGGTGCAGGATTTTACCATCAGGCAGACGGAACCAGAACATCGGTCAATTCAACTGTTGAAAAACATGATATTACGCTTTTTGCGGTAGACGCTTTCGCTGACATTCCGTTGGGCGAGGCAAAAAATAAAATGGCAGTTTCCGCTTATGCCGGATATTACAACTACAATTTCGGACCCAATTATGTAAGAAATCTGGGAACTATGAATATTGCCGCTACTGATCCTAATTTTATCGGGAATAAAGCTATAGCCGGCCCCGGAAATCTACAACCCACCATTGGAACAGGTAATATTATCTACGCACAGGCCGGCTTACTATTGCCAAGCCAGGCAGAAAAACCCAAGATCAGAATACAGCCCTTTGCAGCGTATACACACAAAAGTTTTGACGCATTCGACAAATCTTCTAATCAGTTTGATGTAGGAGCCAACTGGTTTATCGATGGGCATCATGCAAAGATTACTACGCAATATTCAACACGACCCGTTTATACAAACCCTACGGAAAGCCCATCTTCAAAAGGAGAATTTATTGTACAGTTTCAAATCTACTTGTAA
- a CDS encoding IS1/IS1595 family N-terminal zinc-binding domain-containing protein, which yields MENTCPKCNGNKVVKSGIVNEKQRFHCKSCNYYFTVKKLGKQIDDYYVTKALQLYLEGLSYREIERIIGVSHVTISSWIKKYNITRPPHSEFHPVYKILKQNELIEYIAQEDNIKNSGIIITQFADKYMLIKWERFKK from the coding sequence ATGGAAAATACATGTCCGAAATGCAATGGTAATAAAGTCGTAAAAAGTGGAATAGTCAATGAGAAACAACGTTTCCATTGCAAAAGTTGCAACTATTATTTTACCGTAAAAAAACTAGGAAAACAGATTGACGATTATTATGTTACGAAAGCATTACAGCTTTATCTTGAAGGCTTAAGTTACCGCGAAATTGAAAGAATCATCGGGGTTTCCCATGTCACCATTAGCTCATGGATTAAAAAATATAACATTACAAGACCTCCTCATTCTGAGTTTCATCCGGTCTATAAAATCTTAAAACAAAATGAGCTTATTGAGTATATTGCACAGGAAGATAATATTAAAAATTCCGGGATTATCATTACTCAGTTTGCAGATAAGTATATGTTGATTAAATGGGAAAGATTTAAGAAATAG
- a CDS encoding GNAT family N-acetyltransferase, with product MEIEISSCEHLMYVSEIQQEMYDSAQRRGTGIAKRSIEYLSKKISEGNAVVATENGEWVGFCYIETWSHGKFVANSGLIVSPKFRHGGVATQIKHKVFQLSREKYPEAKVFGLTTGLAVMKINSDLGYKPVIYSELTQDEEFWNGCKNCVNYEILMMKERKNCLCTAMLFVPDNEKKNEVVENQPENKYNGVSQTDFTYSVRKSAGEFHMTINKNKKSPDEKESHLSV from the coding sequence ATGGAAATAGAAATTTCCTCATGCGAACATCTAATGTATGTGAGTGAAATACAGCAGGAAATGTATGATTCTGCACAGCGCAGAGGAACGGGAATCGCAAAACGTTCCATAGAATATTTGAGTAAAAAGATTTCAGAGGGCAATGCTGTGGTAGCCACTGAAAACGGCGAATGGGTAGGTTTCTGTTATATAGAGACCTGGTCACATGGGAAGTTTGTTGCTAATTCGGGACTGATTGTGTCCCCGAAATTCAGGCATGGAGGAGTAGCGACTCAGATTAAGCATAAAGTTTTCCAGTTATCTAGAGAAAAATATCCTGAAGCGAAAGTATTCGGGTTGACTACAGGTTTGGCAGTGATGAAAATCAATAGTGATTTAGGCTATAAACCGGTAATCTATTCTGAACTGACTCAGGATGAGGAGTTCTGGAATGGTTGTAAAAACTGTGTAAACTACGAAATCTTAATGATGAAGGAACGTAAAAACTGTCTGTGTACAGCCATGCTATTTGTTCCGGATAATGAAAAAAAAAATGAGGTTGTGGAAAATCAGCCTGAAAATAAATATAATGGAGTGAGCCAAACTGATTTTACATATTCAGTACGAAAATCTGCCGGTGAATTCCATATGACCATTAATAAAAATAAAAAGAGTCCAGATGAAAAAGAAAGTCATCTTAGCGTTTAG
- a CDS encoding argininosuccinate synthase: MKKKVILAFSGGLDTSYCAKYLSETLGYDVYAVTVNTGGFSKEEEKELERKALNLGVKEYRCVDAQEDYYNSCVKYLIFGNVLKNNTYPLSVSAERTIQAQEIAKYAMEINAEAIAHGSTGAGNDQVRFDLIFQVMCPNIEIITPIRDMALSREEEIEFLKSHGYEMEFHKAQYSVNKGLWGTSVGGKETLTSRNYLPEEAFPSQIKETQPSELEIEFKNGEVVSVNGENFEHSVYAIQKIEALASVYGIGRDIHVGDTIVGIKGRVGFEAAAASVIIKAHHLLEKHTLSKYQQMMKSQLSDWYGNWLHEALFLDPVMRNIESFLLDSQKTVSGKVFVTLHPYRFVLNGIESAHDLMSDKFGSYGEANRAWTGEDVKGYTKIVSNSLNIYHQINQNIN; encoded by the coding sequence ATGAAAAAGAAAGTCATCTTAGCGTTTAGTGGAGGTTTAGATACTTCCTACTGTGCTAAATATCTTAGTGAAACATTAGGATATGATGTGTATGCGGTTACTGTCAATACCGGAGGTTTTTCCAAAGAAGAAGAAAAAGAGTTGGAAAGAAAAGCTTTAAACCTTGGGGTAAAAGAATACAGGTGCGTAGACGCTCAGGAAGACTATTACAATTCATGTGTGAAGTATCTGATTTTTGGAAATGTATTAAAGAATAATACCTATCCTCTTTCTGTAAGTGCTGAACGTACCATTCAGGCTCAGGAAATTGCAAAATATGCAATGGAGATTAATGCGGAGGCTATTGCTCATGGAAGTACCGGTGCCGGAAATGATCAGGTTCGTTTTGATTTGATTTTTCAGGTGATGTGCCCGAATATTGAGATTATCACACCAATACGTGATATGGCTTTGTCCCGTGAAGAAGAGATTGAATTCTTGAAAAGTCACGGCTATGAAATGGAATTCCATAAAGCGCAATATTCTGTAAATAAAGGACTTTGGGGAACTTCTGTAGGAGGAAAGGAAACATTGACTTCAAGAAATTACTTGCCTGAAGAAGCTTTTCCTTCTCAAATTAAAGAAACTCAGCCTTCAGAATTAGAAATTGAGTTCAAAAACGGGGAGGTAGTTTCGGTGAATGGGGAAAACTTTGAACATTCTGTATATGCCATTCAAAAAATAGAAGCATTGGCTTCTGTGTATGGAATTGGCCGTGATATCCATGTTGGAGATACAATTGTGGGAATTAAGGGAAGAGTAGGATTCGAAGCTGCAGCTGCTTCGGTAATTATCAAAGCGCACCATTTACTGGAAAAGCACACGCTTTCAAAATACCAGCAAATGATGAAATCCCAGCTATCCGACTGGTATGGAAACTGGCTTCATGAAGCGCTCTTCTTAGATCCTGTCATGAGAAATATTGAATCTTTCTTACTGGATTCTCAGAAAACCGTAAGTGGAAAAGTGTTTGTGACGCTTCATCCGTACAGATTTGTTTTAAATGGAATTGAATCTGCCCATGACCTGATGTCTGACAAGTTCGGAAGCTATGGCGAGGCAAACAGAGCGTGGACAGGAGAAGATGTAAAAGGATATACAAAAATTGTAAGCAATTCCTTAAATATATATCATCAAATCAATCAAAATATCAACTAA
- the argC gene encoding N-acetyl-gamma-glutamyl-phosphate reductase: MKKTVGIVGANGYTGSELIRLLAFHPQVTLSFLYSRSNSGTRISDLYPDLTTVCEMVLTNESHEVDVLFLCLPHKESQNWLTQNPANEETLVIDLGNDFRLEGNFENRNFIYGLPEINKKQLAGSKSIANPGCFATAIQLALLPLAEKGLLNEVFTTGITGSTGAGQSLQATTHFTWRNDNVSAYKTLTHQHVDEILQQLISYNNKEVALNFVPWRGDFARGIFTSSTMKTDLELAEIEQLYQDFYEEEPFVTISERAIDLKQVVNTNRCVIQIEKSGNVVVIHSAIDNLLKGASGQAVQNMNIAMGWEENTGLNLKPIAF, encoded by the coding sequence ATGAAGAAAACAGTAGGAATAGTTGGTGCCAATGGTTACACAGGAAGCGAATTAATACGCTTACTGGCTTTTCATCCCCAGGTGACATTGAGTTTTTTATATAGTCGTTCGAATTCGGGAACAAGAATATCGGATTTGTACCCGGATTTAACGACGGTTTGTGAAATGGTTCTGACGAATGAATCTCACGAAGTGGATGTGCTTTTTTTATGCCTTCCACACAAGGAAAGTCAGAATTGGTTAACTCAAAATCCGGCTAATGAGGAAACTCTGGTGATTGATCTGGGAAATGATTTCCGTTTAGAAGGAAATTTTGAAAACAGAAATTTTATCTACGGATTGCCGGAAATTAATAAAAAACAACTGGCAGGCTCAAAAAGTATTGCCAACCCGGGATGTTTTGCAACAGCAATTCAGTTAGCATTATTGCCATTGGCAGAAAAAGGATTGTTAAATGAGGTTTTTACCACAGGGATTACAGGTTCTACAGGAGCCGGCCAATCTTTGCAGGCAACAACACATTTTACGTGGAGAAATGATAATGTATCAGCTTATAAAACTTTGACACATCAGCATGTGGATGAGATTTTACAACAGTTGATTTCATATAATAATAAAGAAGTAGCCTTGAATTTTGTTCCGTGGAGAGGAGATTTTGCAAGAGGGATTTTTACAAGTTCCACTATGAAGACGGATTTGGAGCTGGCGGAAATAGAACAATTGTATCAGGATTTTTATGAGGAGGAGCCTTTTGTTACGATCAGTGAAAGGGCAATTGATTTAAAGCAGGTTGTCAATACCAATCGCTGTGTGATTCAGATCGAAAAGAGTGGAAATGTTGTCGTTATACACTCAGCGATTGACAATTTGTTAAAAGGAGCTTCAGGACAGGCGGTACAAAATATGAATATCGCGATGGGCTGGGAAGAAAATACAGGACTGAATCTGAAGCCGATAGCATTTTAA
- a CDS encoding aspartate aminotransferase family protein produces MNLFNVYPLFNINPVKAQGSFLWDDKGEKYLDFYGGHAVISIGHNHPHYQNKLKDQLEKISFYSNSVQNELQTELAEKLGKLSGYENYNLFLCNSGAEANENALKLASFHNGKSKVLYFSGSFHGRTSAAVSVTDNPKIVAPVNFSERFIKSEWNDIQQLEETFELHGSEISSVIIEGIQGVGGIMIPTSEFLAKIKELCEKYDTVLILDEVQSGYGRSGYFFAHQEFGIEPDIITTAKGMGNGFPVGGVLIHPKFQASNGLLGTTFGGNHLACVASIAVLDVMKDENLIENAQQMGGYIENEIKDLPHIKSIRRKGLMIGIELDRDCSEVRKSLLFDHHIFTGNSNDKSVLRILPALNIRKEETDLFINALKEVLGNI; encoded by the coding sequence ATGAATTTATTCAACGTATATCCATTATTCAACATAAACCCGGTTAAAGCTCAGGGATCTTTTCTTTGGGATGATAAAGGAGAAAAATATCTTGATTTTTACGGAGGTCATGCCGTAATCTCCATTGGTCATAACCATCCTCATTATCAGAATAAACTGAAAGATCAACTGGAAAAAATTTCTTTTTATTCCAATTCGGTTCAAAATGAATTACAGACTGAACTGGCAGAAAAATTAGGAAAGCTTTCAGGATACGAAAACTATAATCTTTTCTTATGCAACTCAGGAGCTGAAGCTAATGAAAATGCATTAAAGCTTGCCTCTTTTCACAATGGAAAAAGCAAAGTATTGTATTTCTCAGGCTCTTTCCATGGAAGAACGTCTGCAGCAGTTTCTGTGACGGATAATCCAAAGATTGTTGCTCCGGTAAACTTTTCAGAAAGATTCATTAAATCTGAATGGAATGACATCCAACAACTTGAAGAAACTTTTGAACTTCACGGAAGTGAAATTTCTTCTGTCATTATCGAAGGAATTCAGGGAGTGGGAGGAATTATGATTCCAACGTCGGAGTTTTTGGCTAAAATAAAAGAATTGTGTGAAAAATATGACACCGTTTTGATTCTGGATGAAGTACAGTCGGGATATGGCAGAAGTGGATATTTCTTCGCCCATCAGGAATTTGGGATTGAGCCGGATATCATTACCACGGCAAAAGGAATGGGAAATGGTTTTCCTGTCGGAGGAGTTTTAATTCATCCGAAATTCCAGGCAAGCAACGGGCTATTGGGAACTACTTTCGGAGGGAACCATTTAGCGTGTGTAGCTTCAATTGCTGTTCTTGATGTAATGAAAGATGAAAATCTTATCGAAAATGCTCAACAAATGGGCGGATATATTGAAAATGAAATTAAGGATTTACCACATATTAAATCAATCCGAAGGAAAGGTTTGATGATCGGAATAGAGCTCGACAGGGACTGTTCAGAAGTAAGGAAGAGCTTACTGTTTGATCATCATATTTTCACAGGAAACTCTAATGATAAAAGTGTTTTAAGGATTCTTCCGGCACTTAATATCAGGAAAGAGGAGACCGATCTTTTCATCAATGCTTTGAAAGAAGTATTAGGAAATATTTAA
- a CDS encoding N-acetylornithine carbamoyltransferase: MKKFTSVSDVENLQEIIKKALEIKANPLTETEKGKGKTIGLVFLNSSLRTRLSSQIAAQNLGLNVLTLNAAQEAWNLEFADGAVMNGDTVEHIKDAIEVLNQYCDIIAVRCFAGMKNKEDDVNESILSQFEQHAKVPVISLESATRHPLQSLADCITITENWKKDHKPKVVLTWAPHIKPIAQAVGNSFAEWMQEMDVDFVIANPEGYDLDKSFTKDVQVIHDQDEALKDADFIYVKNWSSFDDYAAMPEVKGEWMLTNEKLSHTNDGKVMHCLPVRRNVELSDEVMDGGHSIIYQQAKNRIFSAQAVFSEILDNIK; this comes from the coding sequence ATGAAAAAATTCACCTCTGTAAGCGACGTTGAGAACTTACAGGAAATCATAAAAAAAGCTTTAGAAATTAAAGCAAATCCACTTACAGAAACAGAAAAAGGAAAGGGGAAAACCATAGGACTTGTATTTTTAAATTCAAGCTTAAGAACGCGTTTGAGTAGCCAGATTGCAGCACAAAACTTAGGATTGAACGTATTAACATTAAATGCAGCCCAGGAAGCATGGAATCTTGAATTTGCTGACGGAGCTGTAATGAACGGTGATACAGTAGAACATATCAAGGATGCCATTGAAGTTTTAAATCAATATTGTGATATCATTGCCGTACGTTGTTTTGCAGGAATGAAGAACAAGGAAGATGATGTGAACGAAAGTATTTTAAGCCAGTTCGAGCAACATGCAAAAGTTCCTGTAATTTCATTGGAATCCGCGACACGTCATCCACTGCAAAGTCTGGCAGATTGTATTACCATTACAGAAAATTGGAAAAAAGATCACAAACCCAAAGTGGTACTGACATGGGCACCGCATATCAAGCCGATTGCTCAGGCTGTAGGAAATTCTTTTGCAGAATGGATGCAGGAAATGGACGTAGACTTTGTAATCGCTAATCCTGAAGGCTATGATCTGGATAAAAGCTTTACAAAAGATGTACAGGTAATTCATGATCAGGATGAAGCGTTGAAAGATGCAGATTTTATCTATGTTAAAAACTGGTCTTCCTTTGACGATTATGCAGCAATGCCTGAAGTAAAAGGCGAGTGGATGTTAACCAATGAAAAACTGTCTCATACTAATGATGGGAAAGTAATGCACTGCCTGCCGGTTCGTCGTAACGTCGAATTAAGTGATGAGGTAATGGATGGAGGTCATTCAATCATCTACCAGCAGGCAAAAAATCGTATTTTCTCAGCGCAAGCCGTATTTAGTGAAATATTAGACAATATAAAATAA
- the argB gene encoding acetylglutamate kinase — MKQKIYIIKIGGALIDDERLLDQFLDQFSEIQEKKILVHGGGKLATILADKLGIEQKMINGRRITDKETLDIVTMVYAGGINKNIVEKLQQKKCNAIGFSGADGNLIKAKKREHPEIDFGFVGDINKKSVNRKLLSKLIKLDLIPVFSAITHDRKGNLFNTNADTIASVMAQALSEKYEVELLYCFDKEGVLEDVNDPKSVIKSVSEQEFTVLKEEGKLHKGILPKLENALGAIKNNVNKVFLIKETELKNHIENHHAGTEICL; from the coding sequence ATGAAACAGAAAATATACATCATAAAAATAGGTGGAGCACTCATTGATGATGAGCGGTTGCTGGATCAGTTTTTAGATCAGTTTTCTGAAATTCAGGAAAAGAAGATTCTTGTTCATGGTGGTGGAAAGTTAGCTACAATATTAGCTGATAAACTCGGTATTGAGCAGAAAATGATTAATGGAAGGAGGATTACGGATAAGGAAACACTGGATATTGTAACGATGGTATATGCAGGAGGTATCAATAAAAATATTGTTGAAAAGCTACAGCAGAAAAAATGTAATGCAATAGGCTTTTCAGGGGCAGATGGAAATTTGATTAAAGCTAAAAAAAGAGAGCATCCTGAAATTGATTTCGGATTTGTGGGAGATATCAATAAGAAAAGTGTCAACAGGAAATTGCTTTCAAAACTAATCAAACTTGATCTTATTCCTGTGTTTTCTGCCATTACCCACGACAGAAAAGGAAACCTTTTCAATACCAACGCGGATACCATTGCTTCTGTGATGGCACAGGCTTTATCGGAAAAATATGAAGTTGAATTGTTGTATTGTTTTGATAAAGAAGGGGTGCTGGAAGATGTAAACGACCCAAAATCTGTCATTAAAAGTGTTTCAGAACAAGAATTTACAGTGCTGAAGGAGGAAGGTAAACTTCACAAAGGGATTTTACCCAAATTAGAAAATGCGCTGGGAGCGATTAAAAATAATGTAAATAAGGTGTTTCTGATTAAAGAAACCGAATTAAAAAACCATATAGAGAATCATCATGCAGGAACTGAAATCTGTTTATAA